The DNA sequence ACATGGCCCAAAGCTCTGGTCATTGGTTAGAAGTTGTAAATGTGCTATCTTCTTCTATCTTGCTAcatgtgaaaaagagaaagggaaaaagagaaagagaaagaaaagaatgcTAATCATCTTAATGACAACAAATTAGTACTCACCTCTCCAGCTTCTTTTCAACCACAAGCAGGTCCAGCCCTGCGGCCTGCTTCATTATGCGAAGCATCTCAGCTATGCATTGTAATGTGTCTGAAACATGTCACAATGCAAGTCTCAATTGGTATATCTAAAACGTTTCCATTTTCGCAGTGTAAACAATTTAAAGAATTGCATCCTACCTTTTCCATCATCCTCAGGATTTCGTGTTGCTGCTCTCAGTGTGTGAAAGTATCCACTCGTCTCTTCATTCCTGTAATGCAAACGCATACAGCAGAACTTTGGCTTCCCAAACAGAGTAGGCTCTGgacctgcaaaagaaaacaacttGTAACTTCCATTTTTTTAGTGATAAGCTTTCCTCGCGTGAATCATGAGTGGAGATTTTGCTGAAAGGTTACTGAAAAACTGTTTTAGGAAGTGTTGGGTGAGTCAGTGAGCATTCAATAAACCCTCACTTCTCCTTTGAGTTTAACGTACCGATTTCGATCTTTTCCAAACCCTCTAAATGGAGGCGCTGGTATTGGTCGACTTTGTCTGCTTCTTCATCGtagctaaaataaaataaaacaggaaaacatagGTTAACCTATAAAAACTATTTCTAAAAGACGAAAGGTTGGCAAATTCAACGTCAGACTTACTATGCAATGTAATAGGCTTTGTCAGACAGAAGCAGCAGCACATCCACGTCTTTGTTGGTTGCATCAATGAGGCTGGtggaaaatgagaaaaagggTATCATGAAAAGAGCACTTCAGATATGTCTGAAAACAGTATAAAtagtataataaaaaacacactaGCCACTAACCTCATGTCACAATTGATGAGGGCCCAACCTCCATGAAACTTCTCATCATCAAGCAGCAAAAGCTGCATGTAGGTCTGTAGCAGGAGGCTGACCTGCTCCTGTGCTCCCCTCtggctctctttctctttctcttcatgCTCCTTCTCCTTACTAAAGATGGAGTACAGGTCCTCTGTCACTGGCAGGCCCATCATTAGGTCTGCAGGGAGAGGCAGAGGATTCAGAAGAGAAAATCAAGGGCAAGTTCTGGGACAGCGTGGGTACGAATACATATATTCAGATATAATATGTGTTTGTTCTGCTATACCAATGACTGCCTGTCTATAAGCATCCCTGAAGCGGTTCAGATAGTAGCGGTTGGCTGAGTTCACGCCATCCTTCATCACACCAGCCAGTTTCCTCTCCCCCGTCCTGGTGAAATCTCCCTAAAACAGATCATACAGTACGCATTAAATATAACTTTTGTCTTGATACTCTCTGTGATTTCAGTCCATTTTCAAGTCCAAAAGGCTCAGTCGGTGTTGTGTTCTGATCGGATCTACCGAAATGCTCTGTTGTTTCATGAGCGTGTATCTCAACAGCTTAAAGAATTCACTATTATCTGCGCGTGTCAAAGGAAGATGGCACACTTCactatttgtgtttgtttaagcGGAGTCAGATGTGTGTAAAGACACAGTGATGTTACCTTGAGCGCTGCTGTGCCTGCATACTGTCTGCTGATGGTGTCTCCATTGTTGGCCCACATGATCTGATAAATCCTGTAGCATTTGAGAGGCAGAGGCTGCTCTGGAGGCATCACACCCAGTTTCTTCAGCTACAGGAAGACAGGAGACATGTTTGTTAAAACAGTACATGGAAAGCCTTTCTACCAGTTTACACTGCATGGGTGGAAAAGGTCAGTATTTATTTACACATGTATTTAGTTAAATTTCCACTTGAATTTGCGCATTAAATGTAATCCAAGATGAATATGGAGGAATTACTGGATTTCTAAAAAGCTCAAAAGATTTGTGGTGTACAAAATATGGTTGTGTTGATGTGCACAGTCTGCCATCAGTGTGTGATCTGATGAGCAAATATATTCAGATGTCAGTAATCTGCCAACAAGCTAACGTGGGATTCATGTTGTCAAATGAATCTGGAAAATTGTGATTACAccttttgtaaagcactttgcaaTCCCAGTATTAGATAACAGTCATAGAAAATATGTCAATGAtgatgtttattatttattattaacacTGCTTTTGTCATAATAATTAACAGCAAGTTGttaaatgtgtattttccaTGAAAAATGTGCaatatctataaaaaaaacaaaaatatttgaaattgcGATTCCTTGCATACCAGGAGAATGAAGTTTAAGTTTACAGCCAGTAAGGACTCTGAGCAGTGAGTTTTATTTACTGGACACAAGTTTCAGAAGGAAGTGTGTAACTTTCTGTCTAAAACATCACTGGTACAGGAAAGAGTCAATTCAGacctaaacaataaaatgtgttttgtgctgTGAGAAATGGATGTTCATTGGTTTGCCTGGGTCCACACAAGGAACAGATCTCACCTGTTGTTCCATCACCACCCGAGCAATAGCAGCCTGGACCACGTTGGTCCTGTCGAGGCAGTCCATACAGTTGACTCTAAAGATACCCTCCTGCTTGCAGATGACTCCGGCCTGATCCACCCTGACAGAACAAGATACATTGAAAACAGGATGCATTCATAGAATTACAATATGTTAACCAATAACAAACAGGATCACTAACATGCACCAATACCCTATGAGTGGTTcgttgttttaaatttaaaaaataaataaatcatcccCCCAATGAATATAAGCAAGAGTTCATGTTATCAGCATTTCCTTGTACATTACTTAATACTGAGATAACACTTACCAGGCCCACTTCATGTCAGTGATGAGGTCAGAGATCGCATCTGTCAGTACTTGCACATTCTCAAACTTCATACCTCGGCTGAGAAACAGGATATAAGAAGCATAAAGGGGAAGGAACTGCAACGTGGTATAAAATAGGATGACTACAGTTATGAACAAGTCGCGCAGCTGAGGCAAGGGTTTCTCTTACCAGTGCTCATGAAAGTCAAATGAAACATATGTGAGGTTTGGGTTGTTGTAAAGCAGGACTTGCTTCAGATACGCGTCCCCAATTATCTTCTCCCGTCCACTTTGATCCACTAAGTTAATGATGACCTGGAAAAGACAGGTCAAAAAGAGTGTGGCTATTTAGCTTGGGGTAATAAATGCATGGCCCTTGAAGCCTTTCCTGTGGAAACACACTGACGTGCTAAATGTTAACAAAATTAGCACTTTTAGCTAGCTCAGTGTGGTGATGAGGACAAAATGTGTCACCAATTCTAGTCAGGATAATCTGACATTAAGCACAGGGTAGTTCACAGTATATGCATCCACAGGTGACagaataattaattgtgatcaatttaaaaagaaatcctaacACTAATGCACACAAGTAGGCAATAATTAAGCACATACCCAAGCATGCACTACGCCAAAGCAAACCCACCTGCATCTTGTAGAGTTTAAGCTGTTCTTCAAAGTGAGCAGAAAAGTAAGACATGGTCTCCTTCTCTCCTGAAACAGAACAATATGCAGACAAATTATTTCCATACAATGAGTCTGGCTAGACACCAAGAGATCTAGTTTGCAGACTGTACTGCAAGATAACTATATTTGGTTGGTATGtaaaacagagctaaaataCACTTGACAGATGTGTGAGACCCGAAGGGAACAGCCCACTATACCTAAACAAAGCCTCTGAGAGAACCTCTTTATAAGACTGGATGCAAGATAATGTAGTTCTGCTGACCTTTCTCCAAGCGTGGCCGGGGATTGTAGCGGTACCCCGCCTGGCTCCAGAAGACAGGCACGGAGCCACGAGTCTGCACAAAGGACAGAGTGTGGCTGTGCACGTGGATTAACTGTTCTGTCTCCACATAGTTAGCCACATGGCCATCAGTATCCACTCCTCTGCGTTTGTACCGCATCCCTTTGGGCAAGGAGATAGTTTGAGCACTATTCAGATTATTTATAACACAGATCATGCTTCACTTGAAGAGAATACAAACTCAATTGTCTGCTGAGTTATTCAAAGCATATTGTGAAATAAGCCATACTCGGATGTGGGAATAAGCAGTCCAGACTACACAGCATAACCCAGAATCAGAGTTCAGGCATGAGGCCGGGCTGCCAGTAACCGTAGCTCTACCTGCGCGGTGACGACTGCGTCTGGAGATTAGGGCCACAGTAAAGCGGGGGTGGATATCATCAACACAGGTGACCTCCTGTGGTGGCGTTTCAGGGCTGCTCCTCTCTTCGTCGAATGTCTCGTTGTAGTTCACCACCAGTTCCTCCACCTGTACAAAGCCCTGGATGATTGGTATCACCCAGAAGTCCACCTCTGGCACCTGGAGTATTCAAAAAAGTTCAAAATAACATCAGGACAAGATTAAAACCCTCTTTGTCAGGTTGATAAGGAAGCACTTTGCATCCACCAAGTACTCCGAGCAGATAATCTTGCATAACTCCGAGCCTTTCTATTCACTGAGAATTTTCATACTTTTCTGATAAAGCGCTGGTAATTATGCGCACATACAACTGCCACGTTTACACAGTAGGGCCAGCTGCACTCTTTTAgcaaaaaatcaacaaaaaatgagagaaacaaaCCATAACTGTTCCTCTTAATATATCTTTGTTGATAAATTACCTGAAGGTCAATAAGGTCCTGGATCATGTGTTTATTCCAGAAGAAACGGTCGTCCACCTttcacaaacaataacaattaCTGTCAATCAGATGTAGGGTTTTTGCtgaacaaatatgtaaaatgaaTAGGACAACAAGCCCAACAAGTGAGATGTGTTTTTGTCCCCACCTGTTTCCATAGGGGTAAGCTGGACCTATCCGAGTCTCCCTGGCGCTGCACACTGTTTGTCAGGTCGTAGGTCTTGCTGTAGTAGAAGGAATCGGAGTCCATGAATACCTTGTACAGCTCATCCAGCAGCCGCCTCTCCAGACGttctttctctttattttccttGACCTGGAAGGCAGGGG is a window from the Etheostoma spectabile isolate EspeVRDwgs_2016 unplaced genomic scaffold, UIUC_Espe_1.0 scaffold00019044, whole genome shotgun sequence genome containing:
- the inpp5f gene encoding phosphatidylinositide phosphatase SAC2 isoform X4 codes for the protein MELFQAKDDYILQSGDRALWCSRKDGTMTVRPATDLLLAWNPVCLGVVDGIIGKIQLHTDLPLGLVLIRQKALVGNLPGNHKVYKITKIAVIPLSDEEPQELELELCKKHHFGIDRPDKLAQSPDESKFLMKTFSQIKSNVAVPIKKKVKENKEKERLERRLLDELYKVFMDSDSFYYSKTYDLTNSVQRQGDSDRSSLPLWKQVDDRFFWNKHMIQDLIDLQVPEVDFWVIPIIQGFVQVEELVVNYNETFDEERSSPETPPQEVTCVDDIHPRFTVALISRRSRHRAGMRYKRRGVDTDGHVANYVETEQLIHVHSHTLSFVQTRGSVPVFWSQAGYRYNPRPRLEKGEKETMSYFSAHFEEQLKLYKMQVIINLVDQSGREKIIGDAYLKQVLLYNNPNLTYVSFDFHEHCRGMKFENVQVLTDAISDLITDMKWAWVDQAGVICKQEGIFRVNCMDCLDRTNVVQAAIARVVMEQQLKKLGVMPPEQPLPLKCYRIYQIMWANNGDTISRQYAGTAALKGDFTRTGERKLAGVMKDGVNSANRYYLNRFRDAYRQAVIDLMMGLPVTEDLYSIFSKEKEHEEKEKESQRGAQEQVSLLLQTYMQLLLLDDEKFHGGWALINCDMSLIDATNKDVDVLLLLSDKAYYIAYYDEEADKVDQYQRLHLEGLEKIEIGPEPTLFGKPKFCCMRLHYRNEETSGYFHTLRAATRNPEDDGKDTLQCIAEMLRIMKQAAGLDLLVVEKKLERRQSRPHEDIMGIQNKPADHVQGSSGLAQGKSFLLNKFSSLNQKVKQTKTNVNIGPFKPLGKLGNFSKPDVKVNFLKPTMHVNLWKSDSSLETSDSNPGTGARKDIGDGHSEMSDDSDSYNSDPDHQCSGSLENVDYVLPSCGIVASNPRLGSRSQSIGSVELNIPSIIRVTGCDEKQERTSQDSDDKSPGAASVAEEAILIDFGTPIDAYCQQFVQDAQTKPVEVFGEQPPPLNPVVPVQNKTLADPDKRPSSEPQHKPEEPQLPRPSQLDVDSTTSSSNLLAVQKLSSAASGGSQRSLCSQMEGSLGPSPADSNGSRVVSPFAKIKSSMVQVASLTQAGLTQGINFAVAKVQKSPEPDTVNEAQDSELKAMFTQCQTRIIQI
- the inpp5f gene encoding phosphatidylinositide phosphatase SAC2 isoform X1, which gives rise to MELFQAKDDYILQSGDRALWCSRKDGTMTVRPATDLLLAWNPVCLGVVDGIIGKIQLHTDLPLGLVLIRQKALVGNLPGNHKVYKITKIAVIPLSDEEPQELELEGSFMDGETEYFQLCKKHHFGIDRPDKLAQSPDESKFLMKTFSQIKSNVAVPIKKKYSPAFQVKENKEKERLERRLLDELYKVFMDSDSFYYSKTYDLTNSVQRQGDSDRSSLPLWKQVDDRFFWNKHMIQDLIDLQVPEVDFWVIPIIQGFVQVEELVVNYNETFDEERSSPETPPQEVTCVDDIHPRFTVALISRRSRHRAGMRYKRRGVDTDGHVANYVETEQLIHVHSHTLSFVQTRGSVPVFWSQAGYRYNPRPRLEKGEKETMSYFSAHFEEQLKLYKMQVIINLVDQSGREKIIGDAYLKQVLLYNNPNLTYVSFDFHEHCRGMKFENVQVLTDAISDLITDMKWAWVDQAGVICKQEGIFRVNCMDCLDRTNVVQAAIARVVMEQQLKKLGVMPPEQPLPLKCYRIYQIMWANNGDTISRQYAGTAALKGDFTRTGERKLAGVMKDGVNSANRYYLNRFRDAYRQAVIDLMMGLPVTEDLYSIFSKEKEHEEKEKESQRGAQEQVSLLLQTYMQLLLLDDEKFHGGWALINCDMSLIDATNKDVDVLLLLSDKAYYIAYYDEEADKVDQYQRLHLEGLEKIEIGPEPTLFGKPKFCCMRLHYRNEETSGYFHTLRAATRNPEDDGKDTLQCIAEMLRIMKQAAGLDLLVVEKKLERRQSRPHEDIMGIQNKPADHVQGSSGLAQGKSFLLNKFSSLNQKVKQTKTNVNIGPFKPLGKLGNFSKPDVKVNFLKPTMHVNLWKSDSSLETSDSNPGTGARKDIGDGHSEMSDDSDSYNSDPDHQCSGSLENVDYVLPSCGIVASNPRLGSRSQSIGSVELNIPSIIRVTGCDEKQERTSQDSDDKSPGAASVAEEAILIDFGTPIDAYCQQFVQDAQTKPVEVFGEQPPPLNPVVPVQNKTLADPDKRPSSEPQHKPEEPQLPRPSQLDVDSTTSSSNLLAVQKLSSAASGGSQRSLCSQMEGSLGPSPADSNGSRVVSPFAKIKSSMVQVASLTQAGLTQGINFAVAKVQKSPEPDTVNEAQDSELKAMFTQCQTRIIQI
- the inpp5f gene encoding phosphatidylinositide phosphatase SAC2 isoform X3, yielding MELFQAKDDYILQSGDRALWCSRKDGTMTVRPATDLLLAWNPVCLGVVDGIIGKIQLHTDLPLGLVLIRQKALVGNLPGNHKVYKITKIAVIPLSDEEPQELELELCKKHHFGIDRPDKLAQSPDESKFLMKTFSQIKSNVAVPIKKKYSPAFQVKENKEKERLERRLLDELYKVFMDSDSFYYSKTYDLTNSVQRQGDSDRSSLPLWKQVDDRFFWNKHMIQDLIDLQVPEVDFWVIPIIQGFVQVEELVVNYNETFDEERSSPETPPQEVTCVDDIHPRFTVALISRRSRHRAGMRYKRRGVDTDGHVANYVETEQLIHVHSHTLSFVQTRGSVPVFWSQAGYRYNPRPRLEKGEKETMSYFSAHFEEQLKLYKMQVIINLVDQSGREKIIGDAYLKQVLLYNNPNLTYVSFDFHEHCRGMKFENVQVLTDAISDLITDMKWAWVDQAGVICKQEGIFRVNCMDCLDRTNVVQAAIARVVMEQQLKKLGVMPPEQPLPLKCYRIYQIMWANNGDTISRQYAGTAALKGDFTRTGERKLAGVMKDGVNSANRYYLNRFRDAYRQAVIDLMMGLPVTEDLYSIFSKEKEHEEKEKESQRGAQEQVSLLLQTYMQLLLLDDEKFHGGWALINCDMSLIDATNKDVDVLLLLSDKAYYIAYYDEEADKVDQYQRLHLEGLEKIEIGPEPTLFGKPKFCCMRLHYRNEETSGYFHTLRAATRNPEDDGKDTLQCIAEMLRIMKQAAGLDLLVVEKKLERRQSRPHEDIMGIQNKPADHVQGSSGLAQGKSFLLNKFSSLNQKVKQTKTNVNIGPFKPLGKLGNFSKPDVKVNFLKPTMHVNLWKSDSSLETSDSNPGTGARKDIGDGHSEMSDDSDSYNSDPDHQCSGSLENVDYVLPSCGIVASNPRLGSRSQSIGSVELNIPSIIRVTGCDEKQERTSQDSDDKSPGAASVAEEAILIDFGTPIDAYCQQFVQDAQTKPVEVFGEQPPPLNPVVPVQNKTLADPDKRPSSEPQHKPEEPQLPRPSQLDVDSTTSSSNLLAVQKLSSAASGGSQRSLCSQMEGSLGPSPADSNGSRVVSPFAKIKSSMVQVASLTQAGLTQGINFAVAKVQKSPEPDTVNEAQDSELKAMFTQCQTRIIQI
- the inpp5f gene encoding phosphatidylinositide phosphatase SAC2 isoform X2, whose product is MELFQAKDDYILQSGDRALWCSRKDGTMTVRPATDLLLAWNPVCLGVVDGIIGKIQLHTDLPLGLVLIRQKALVGNLPGNHKVYKITKIAVIPLSDEEPQELELEGSFMDGETEYFQLCKKHHFGIDRPDKLAQSPDESKFLMKTFSQIKSNVAVPIKKKVKENKEKERLERRLLDELYKVFMDSDSFYYSKTYDLTNSVQRQGDSDRSSLPLWKQVDDRFFWNKHMIQDLIDLQVPEVDFWVIPIIQGFVQVEELVVNYNETFDEERSSPETPPQEVTCVDDIHPRFTVALISRRSRHRAGMRYKRRGVDTDGHVANYVETEQLIHVHSHTLSFVQTRGSVPVFWSQAGYRYNPRPRLEKGEKETMSYFSAHFEEQLKLYKMQVIINLVDQSGREKIIGDAYLKQVLLYNNPNLTYVSFDFHEHCRGMKFENVQVLTDAISDLITDMKWAWVDQAGVICKQEGIFRVNCMDCLDRTNVVQAAIARVVMEQQLKKLGVMPPEQPLPLKCYRIYQIMWANNGDTISRQYAGTAALKGDFTRTGERKLAGVMKDGVNSANRYYLNRFRDAYRQAVIDLMMGLPVTEDLYSIFSKEKEHEEKEKESQRGAQEQVSLLLQTYMQLLLLDDEKFHGGWALINCDMSLIDATNKDVDVLLLLSDKAYYIAYYDEEADKVDQYQRLHLEGLEKIEIGPEPTLFGKPKFCCMRLHYRNEETSGYFHTLRAATRNPEDDGKDTLQCIAEMLRIMKQAAGLDLLVVEKKLERRQSRPHEDIMGIQNKPADHVQGSSGLAQGKSFLLNKFSSLNQKVKQTKTNVNIGPFKPLGKLGNFSKPDVKVNFLKPTMHVNLWKSDSSLETSDSNPGTGARKDIGDGHSEMSDDSDSYNSDPDHQCSGSLENVDYVLPSCGIVASNPRLGSRSQSIGSVELNIPSIIRVTGCDEKQERTSQDSDDKSPGAASVAEEAILIDFGTPIDAYCQQFVQDAQTKPVEVFGEQPPPLNPVVPVQNKTLADPDKRPSSEPQHKPEEPQLPRPSQLDVDSTTSSSNLLAVQKLSSAASGGSQRSLCSQMEGSLGPSPADSNGSRVVSPFAKIKSSMVQVASLTQAGLTQGINFAVAKVQKSPEPDTVNEAQDSELKAMFTQCQTRIIQI